The following proteins are encoded in a genomic region of Methylobacterium tardum:
- the cysK gene encoding cysteine synthase A has translation MADTLNAPQKVGHGRVYGSITETIGNTPLVRLNRLPKEQGVDAEILLKLEFFNPIASVKDRIGVNMIDALEASGKLQPGGTLVEPTSGNTGIALAFTAAARGYRLILVMPETMSLERRKMLAFLGAELALTPGAQGMKGAIAKAEELLKEIPGSVMPQQFSNPANPEIHRKTTAEEIWTDTGGQLDAFVAGVGTGGTVTGVGEVLKPRLPNLKVFAVEPEDSPVISGGQPGPHKIQGIGAGFIPDNLHTDILDGVLKVSNQTAFETARALARLEGIPGGISTGGNVAAALELAKRPDFQGKRIVTVACSFAERYISSALFDGIG, from the coding sequence ATGGCCGATACCCTCAACGCGCCGCAGAAGGTCGGCCATGGCCGTGTCTACGGCTCGATCACCGAGACGATCGGCAACACGCCGCTGGTCCGGCTGAACCGCTTGCCGAAGGAACAGGGTGTCGATGCCGAGATCCTGCTGAAGCTTGAGTTCTTCAACCCGATCGCCAGCGTCAAGGATCGCATCGGCGTCAACATGATCGACGCGCTCGAGGCGTCCGGCAAGCTTCAGCCCGGCGGCACCCTGGTCGAGCCGACCTCGGGCAACACCGGCATCGCCCTGGCCTTTACGGCGGCGGCCCGGGGCTACCGGCTGATCCTGGTCATGCCGGAGACGATGTCGCTGGAGCGGCGCAAGATGCTCGCCTTCCTGGGCGCCGAGCTGGCGCTCACCCCCGGCGCACAGGGCATGAAGGGTGCGATCGCCAAGGCCGAGGAGCTCCTGAAGGAGATTCCGGGTTCGGTGATGCCGCAGCAATTCTCGAACCCGGCGAACCCTGAGATCCATCGGAAGACCACCGCCGAGGAGATCTGGACCGATACTGGCGGCCAGCTGGACGCCTTCGTGGCCGGCGTCGGCACCGGGGGCACCGTGACCGGCGTCGGCGAGGTGCTGAAGCCGCGCCTGCCGAACCTGAAGGTCTTCGCGGTGGAGCCGGAGGATTCGCCGGTGATCTCCGGCGGCCAGCCGGGCCCGCACAAGATCCAGGGCATCGGGGCCGGGTTCATCCCCGACAACCTCCACACCGACATCCTCGACGGCGTGCTGAAGGTTTCCAACCAGACTGCCTTCGAGACCGCGCGGGCCCTCGCCCGTCTCGAGGGCATCCCGGGCGGCATCTCGACCGGCGGCAACGTGGCCGCGGCGCTTGAACTGGCCAAACGGCCGGACTTCCAGGGCAAGCGGATCGTCACCGTCGCCTGCTCGTTCGCCGAGCGCTACATCTCGTCGGCGCTGTTCGACGGAATCGGCTGA
- a CDS encoding RAG2 PHD domain containing protein has translation MNPVSSMPVALNSLPPVRSLGAPAPLSYLVGQDGDGHWVAVETGGRAGGIFRTRQDAIRYACIETGCRPDDVRLSAEPIPFRLV, from the coding sequence GTGAACCCCGTAAGCTCCATGCCCGTCGCGTTGAACTCGCTCCCGCCGGTCCGGTCGCTCGGTGCCCCGGCGCCGCTTTCCTACCTCGTCGGCCAGGATGGCGACGGCCACTGGGTCGCCGTTGAGACCGGAGGACGGGCAGGGGGCATCTTCCGGACCCGCCAGGACGCGATCCGCTACGCCTGTATCGAAACGGGTTGCCGGCCGGACGACGTCCGGCTCTCCGCCGAGCCGATCCCGTTCCGGCTCGTCTGA
- the typA gene encoding translational GTPase TypA: protein MNLRNIAIIAHVDHGKTTLVDKLLAQSGTFRENQRVEERAMDSNDLEKERGITILAKATSVVWKDTRVNIVDTPGHADFGGEVERILSMVDGVIVLVDAAEGPMPQTKFVVGKALKIGLRPIVAINKVDRPDARINEVVNEVFDLFAALDATDEQLDFPILYGSGRNGWMADSPEADPSVGLEPLFDLVLKHVPPARTEEGPFRMLGTLLEANPFLGRIITGRIAAGSVKPNQSIKVLDRTGKVVETGRVSKILAFRGLERAPIDIGEAGDIVSIAGLMKGTVADTFCDPQVETPIQAQPIDPPTVTMSFIVNDSPLAGTEGDKVTSRMIRDRLFKEAEGNVTLKIEEAADKDSFYVSGRGELQLSILIETMRREGFEIAVSRPRVVYERDENGGLLEPIEEVVIDVGEEHSGVVVQKMSERKAEMLEMRPSGGNRLRLVFHAPTRGLIGYQGELLTDTRGTAIMNRLFKAYEPYKGEMPGRRNGVLISNDQGEAVAYAMWNLEDRGPMMIEPGWKVYQGMIVGEHNRENDLEVNVLKGKKLTNIRTTSKDEAVRLTPPIRMTLERSLAWIQDDELVEVTPKSIRLRKAVLDPNDRKRAERAKENAA, encoded by the coding sequence ATGAATCTGCGCAACATCGCCATCATCGCTCACGTCGACCACGGCAAGACGACCCTCGTCGACAAGCTGCTGGCCCAGTCCGGCACCTTCCGCGAGAATCAGCGGGTCGAGGAGCGGGCGATGGACTCGAACGACCTCGAGAAGGAGCGTGGCATCACGATCCTGGCCAAGGCGACCTCGGTCGTCTGGAAGGACACCCGCGTCAACATCGTCGATACCCCCGGCCACGCCGATTTCGGCGGTGAGGTCGAGCGCATCCTGTCGATGGTCGACGGCGTGATCGTGCTGGTCGACGCGGCCGAGGGCCCGATGCCGCAGACCAAGTTCGTGGTCGGCAAGGCGCTCAAGATCGGCCTGCGCCCGATCGTGGCGATCAACAAGGTCGACCGGCCGGACGCCCGCATCAACGAGGTCGTGAACGAGGTGTTCGACCTGTTCGCCGCCCTCGACGCCACCGACGAGCAGCTCGACTTCCCGATCCTCTACGGCTCGGGCCGCAACGGCTGGATGGCCGACAGCCCGGAGGCCGACCCGTCGGTGGGTCTCGAGCCGCTGTTCGACCTCGTCCTCAAGCACGTGCCGCCGGCCCGGACCGAGGAGGGGCCGTTCCGGATGCTCGGCACCCTGCTGGAGGCCAACCCGTTCCTCGGCCGCATCATCACCGGCCGCATCGCCGCGGGCTCGGTGAAGCCGAACCAGTCGATCAAGGTGCTCGATCGCACCGGCAAGGTCGTGGAGACCGGCCGCGTCTCGAAGATCCTCGCCTTCCGCGGCCTGGAGCGCGCGCCGATCGACATCGGCGAGGCGGGTGACATCGTGTCGATCGCCGGCCTGATGAAGGGCACCGTCGCCGACACGTTCTGCGACCCGCAGGTCGAGACCCCGATCCAGGCGCAGCCGATCGACCCGCCGACCGTGACGATGTCGTTCATCGTCAACGACAGCCCGCTCGCCGGCACCGAGGGCGACAAGGTCACGAGCCGCATGATCCGCGACCGCCTGTTCAAGGAGGCCGAGGGCAACGTCACGCTCAAGATCGAGGAGGCGGCCGACAAGGACAGCTTCTACGTCTCGGGCCGCGGCGAGCTGCAGCTCTCGATCCTGATCGAGACCATGCGCCGCGAGGGTTTTGAGATCGCCGTGTCGCGGCCGCGCGTCGTGTACGAGCGGGACGAGAACGGCGGGCTGCTGGAGCCGATCGAGGAGGTCGTGATCGACGTCGGCGAGGAGCATTCCGGCGTCGTCGTCCAGAAGATGTCCGAGCGGAAGGCCGAGATGCTGGAGATGCGGCCGTCCGGCGGCAATCGCCTGCGCCTCGTGTTCCACGCGCCGACCCGCGGCCTGATCGGCTACCAGGGCGAGCTGCTCACCGACACCCGCGGCACGGCCATCATGAACCGGCTGTTCAAGGCCTACGAGCCCTACAAGGGCGAGATGCCGGGCCGGCGCAACGGCGTGCTGATCTCCAACGACCAGGGCGAGGCCGTGGCCTACGCCATGTGGAACTTGGAAGACCGCGGCCCGATGATGATCGAGCCGGGCTGGAAGGTGTACCAGGGCATGATCGTCGGCGAGCACAACCGCGAGAACGACCTCGAGGTGAACGTGCTCAAGGGCAAGAAGCTCACCAACATCCGCACGACCTCGAAGGACGAGGCCGTCCGCCTGACGCCGCCGATCCGCATGACCCTGGAGCGCTCGCTGGCCTGGATCCAGGACGACGAGCTCGTCGAGGTGACCCCGAAGTCGATCCGCCTGCGCAAGGCGGTCCTCGACCCGAACGACCGGAAGCGTGCCGAGCGTGCCAAGGAGAACGCGGCCTGA